The Rhodococcus opacus B4 genome contains the following window.
TTCACGGTCGAGGCATTGGTGACGATCACCACGAAGGTGTCGGTGCCGGTGTCGGCCCGGTCCGAGGAGGTCGCCGAAGACGAGGTGGACGGGGAGGTGCTGGCGCGGGCTTTGGGCCGCCGGATCAGTGGGTTCCGCCGTCACGGTCTGTAGTTGCGTGAGTACACGGTGACGGAGGTGCAGGCATGAACGCCGTTACCAGCACGCAGACCACGGTGACTGTGCAGGCGGTGCGGATCGGTGTGGACGGGCGCCTGGAGGTGATCGACCTCGGGGCGGAGGTGAGCACCGGGGCGGCGATCCGGTCCGCGATCGGGTGCCGTTGGTTCGACGTGGTGCGGCTGACGCCGGATCTGGATATGTGGGTCGACGACGAGGGCGCAATCCAGGCCGCCGCCCAGGTCAATCTGATGGCGACGGCGATTGCGCGCGCCCACGGGGCGATCTGGCAGCCGTTCTGCGGGGCCGTGGTGTTCGCGGCCCACGACGGCAACGGCGCGACGGTGGGCCTGTCTGACGCCCAGAAGGATGCCCTGCTGACCGGTGCGGTGTTCGCGCCCACCGTGAACCACTGACCTCGGAAGGAAACCCCACGATGACAACAGCGACGGCGAACACGAATATCCCCACCACTGCCGAGGTCTACATGTCGCAGGGCGAGCGCGCCCTCAATCGCGGCACCCACTTCATCGAGGAATCGATCTGGGTCTACCTGATGCGCGACTGGGACGGCATCGATCGGTGGGTGCTCGATCCGGTGACGGTGGATGGCTGCGGGCTGGACTCCGGCCTCGAGAACGGTGCCCGCAACAGTGAGTGCATGTGTGAGGACAAGGCTGAGTGCAACGCGATCCGGGATCGGATGGATCGGGCGGCCCTGCCTACGGCGGATGATCTGTTGCACCTGTTGGCGGAGTCGCTCGGTTACACGGTGACGAGGGCGGTGCAGGCGTGACGGTGGAGGCGGTGATCGTCCGCGATCCTGATGGGCCGACCAGCGTGTGGGTGTTCG
Protein-coding sequences here:
- a CDS encoding DUF3846 domain-containing protein, yielding MNAVTSTQTTVTVQAVRIGVDGRLEVIDLGAEVSTGAAIRSAIGCRWFDVVRLTPDLDMWVDDEGAIQAAAQVNLMATAIARAHGAIWQPFCGAVVFAAHDGNGATVGLSDAQKDALLTGAVFAPTVNH